The following proteins are encoded in a genomic region of Streptomyces collinus Tu 365:
- a CDS encoding serine hydrolase domain-containing protein gives MTTYQEELLPGTRRALLHRIAVAQAEGRAPSLVAAVVRDGRAVWHGARSAVDGHAPDENVQYRIGSITKTFTAVLVLRLRDEGVLDLGDPLEKYLPGTGAGEATIAELLAHTGGLAAETPGPWWERTPGSLRPGLDDVLGERPLLHPVGRRHHYSNPGYTLLGALVEELRGAPWEEVLEREVLRPLGLERTGVRPQAPSAGGWAVHPWADALLPEPVEDLGRMAPAGQLWSTTADLARFAVFLAQGDDRVLSAESVCEMRTPAAPAEAADVVDGATYGLGMQIQNRGGRLIVGHSGSLPGFLANLSISVEDDVAAVVLANCTSGPLLSAVAADLLRIVAEAEPRIPAPWRPLPEVDAAVLELTGPWYWGTQAFVLRMTADGLISLGPVSGAGRRARFRAETDGTWTGLEGYYAGERLRVVRRPDGSVSHLDLGSFVFTRQPYEQGAEVPGGVDPEGWRGIAY, from the coding sequence ATGACGACATACCAGGAAGAGTTGCTGCCCGGCACGCGGCGGGCGTTGCTGCACCGGATCGCCGTCGCGCAGGCCGAAGGACGTGCGCCCTCACTGGTCGCGGCGGTCGTGCGGGACGGGCGGGCCGTGTGGCACGGGGCCCGGAGTGCGGTGGACGGTCACGCGCCGGACGAGAACGTGCAGTACCGGATCGGTTCGATCACCAAGACCTTCACCGCCGTCCTGGTGCTGCGGCTGCGCGACGAAGGGGTGCTCGACCTCGGTGACCCGCTGGAGAAGTACCTGCCGGGCACCGGCGCGGGGGAGGCGACCATCGCCGAACTGCTCGCGCACACGGGCGGCCTGGCCGCGGAGACGCCGGGGCCGTGGTGGGAGCGCACTCCGGGCTCGCTGCGGCCCGGACTGGACGATGTGCTCGGTGAGCGTCCCCTGCTCCATCCCGTCGGCAGGCGGCACCACTACTCGAACCCCGGCTACACGCTGCTCGGCGCCCTGGTGGAGGAGTTGCGGGGCGCGCCCTGGGAGGAGGTGCTGGAGAGGGAGGTGCTGCGGCCCCTGGGGCTGGAGCGCACCGGTGTCCGGCCGCAGGCGCCCTCCGCGGGTGGCTGGGCCGTGCACCCGTGGGCCGACGCCCTGCTGCCCGAACCGGTCGAGGACCTCGGCCGGATGGCCCCGGCCGGGCAGCTGTGGTCCACCACCGCCGACCTCGCCCGGTTCGCCGTCTTCCTCGCCCAGGGGGACGACCGGGTGCTGAGCGCTGAGTCGGTGTGCGAGATGCGTACCCCGGCGGCTCCCGCCGAGGCCGCCGACGTGGTGGACGGCGCGACGTACGGCCTGGGCATGCAGATCCAGAACCGCGGCGGCCGGCTGATCGTGGGGCACTCCGGTTCGCTGCCGGGATTCCTGGCCAACCTCAGCATCAGCGTCGAGGACGACGTGGCGGCCGTGGTGCTGGCCAACTGCACCTCGGGGCCCCTGCTGTCGGCCGTGGCGGCCGATCTCCTCCGTATCGTCGCGGAGGCCGAGCCCCGCATTCCCGCGCCGTGGCGTCCGCTGCCCGAAGTCGACGCGGCGGTACTCGAGTTGACCGGACCGTGGTACTGGGGGACCCAGGCCTTCGTCCTGCGGATGACGGCCGACGGACTGATCTCCCTGGGGCCGGTCTCCGGAGCCGGCCGCCGTGCGCGATTCCGGGCGGAGACGGACGGTACCTGGACCGGGCTGGAGGGCTACTACGCCGGAGAGCGCCTTCGGGTCGTACGGCGGCCGGACGGGTCCGTGAGCCACCTGGACCTCGGATCGTTCGTGTTCACCCGGCAGCCGTACGAGCAGGGGGCAGAGGTGCCCGGTGGGGTGGACCCCGAGGGCTGGCGAGGGATCGCGTACTGA
- a CDS encoding phosphatase PAP2 family protein, translated as MASSAWRRPQVILWAVAGVTTLAFLIALEIAARHYGLPGPITNQAKEVLLAPKSGPLLYASMALMMVVLPRRQRWIATAAAVGIDLVFFLVRWAVDAKMMFGNGALWVVLAYAVIAVTRRTGPERVLLLKGVGLALLLVTGRKTGDAWLLITSKTRPTVLDPYVATADHALGDPSWLAGRIVRATGTIGFHVLDYVYIQLAVAAVVVALYQLRNVAAEGRFPRHHLVRTFLVIGLLGPGIYMIFPVVGPVFAYGPDGGHWAVADLWPNTPAMNAPYPMPFDGITPRNCMPSLHTAWATTIFVHSRKGPRALRFAGTFWLIATLGATLGFGYHYGADIIAGVVFALTIEAALRAQARGWDRSAIQLIVHGTTVFVALLLSYRYLPEKMAAHPWLFGPLLLLAMVSVVHGYMRTTRLWEPAIAPAPRPEPQPEPA; from the coding sequence ATCGCATCCTCGGCATGGCGTCGACCACAGGTGATTCTGTGGGCCGTCGCGGGGGTGACGACTCTCGCGTTCCTCATCGCGCTGGAGATCGCGGCACGGCACTACGGCCTGCCGGGGCCGATCACCAACCAGGCGAAGGAAGTGCTCCTCGCCCCCAAGTCGGGTCCGCTGCTGTACGCCAGCATGGCGTTGATGATGGTGGTCCTGCCACGCCGCCAACGGTGGATCGCGACCGCCGCAGCTGTCGGTATCGACCTCGTCTTCTTCCTGGTGCGCTGGGCGGTCGACGCCAAGATGATGTTCGGCAACGGCGCGCTGTGGGTCGTCCTGGCCTACGCCGTCATCGCCGTCACCCGCCGCACCGGCCCGGAGCGCGTCCTACTGCTGAAGGGCGTCGGGCTGGCCCTGCTGCTGGTCACGGGCCGCAAGACCGGTGACGCCTGGCTGCTCATCACGTCCAAGACCCGCCCGACGGTGCTCGACCCGTACGTGGCGACCGCCGACCACGCGCTGGGCGACCCGTCGTGGCTCGCGGGCCGGATCGTCCGGGCCACCGGCACCATCGGCTTCCACGTCCTCGACTACGTCTACATCCAGCTCGCGGTGGCCGCGGTCGTCGTCGCGCTGTACCAGCTGCGCAACGTGGCGGCGGAGGGCCGGTTCCCGCGCCATCACCTGGTGCGTACCTTCCTGGTGATCGGCCTGCTCGGGCCGGGCATCTACATGATCTTCCCGGTGGTGGGCCCGGTCTTCGCCTACGGCCCCGACGGAGGGCACTGGGCGGTCGCCGACCTGTGGCCGAACACCCCGGCCATGAACGCCCCGTACCCCATGCCGTTCGACGGAATCACGCCACGCAATTGCATGCCCAGCCTCCACACGGCATGGGCGACCACGATTTTCGTGCATTCCCGCAAGGGCCCGCGCGCACTGCGATTCGCCGGCACCTTCTGGCTGATCGCCACGCTCGGGGCGACGCTCGGCTTCGGTTACCACTACGGCGCCGACATCATCGCCGGTGTGGTGTTCGCGCTCACGATCGAGGCGGCATTGCGCGCCCAGGCACGCGGCTGGGACCGGTCCGCAATTCAACTGATTGTTCACGGCACGACGGTGTTCGTCGCGCTTCTGCTGTCGTACCGGTATCTCCCGGAGAAGATGGCCGCTCACCCGTGGCTGTTCGGACCGCTTCTCCTGCTGGCCATGGTCTCGGTCGTGCACGGCTACATGAGGACCACCAGGCTGTGGGAACCGGCGATCGCGCCGGCGCCCCGGCCGGAACCGCAGCCCGAACCCGCCTGA
- the dnaB gene encoding replicative DNA helicase: MSISEPLDDPWADSGPSDRLPASRRRSDGGRGRDEQHDRGRESGGWDGGGSSFERVPPQDLDAEQSVLGGMLLSKDAIADVVEILKGHDFYKPAHETIYQAILDIYAKGEPADPITIAAELTKRGEINKVGGASYLHTLVQTVPTAANAEYYAEIVHERAVLRRLVEAGTRITQMGYAADDDVDEIVNRAQAEIYAVTEQRTSEDYLPLGDIMEGALDEIEAIGSRSGEMTGVPTGFTDFDSLTNGLHPGQMIVIAARPAMGKSTLALDFARACSIKHNLPSVIFSLEMGRNEIAMRLLSAEARVALHHMRSGTMTDEDWTRLARRMPDVSAAPLYIDDSPNLSMMEIRAKCRRLKQRNDLKLVVIDYLQLMQSGGSKRAESRQQEVSDMSRNLKLLAKELEIPVIALSQLNRGPEQRTDKKPMVSDLRESGSIEQDADMVILLHREDAYEKESPRAGEADLIVAKHRNGPTATITVAFQGHYSRFVDMAQT, translated from the coding sequence GTGAGCATTTCCGAGCCCTTGGACGATCCGTGGGCCGACAGCGGGCCCAGCGATCGTCTGCCCGCCTCCCGCCGGCGCAGCGACGGCGGACGGGGTCGTGACGAGCAGCACGACCGGGGCCGGGAGAGCGGCGGCTGGGACGGCGGGGGCTCCTCCTTCGAGCGTGTGCCGCCCCAGGACCTGGACGCCGAGCAGTCCGTGCTGGGCGGCATGCTGCTGTCCAAGGACGCCATCGCCGACGTCGTCGAGATCCTCAAGGGCCACGACTTCTACAAGCCGGCCCACGAGACGATCTACCAGGCCATCCTCGACATCTACGCCAAGGGCGAGCCGGCCGACCCCATCACCATCGCCGCCGAGCTCACCAAGCGCGGCGAGATCAACAAGGTCGGCGGGGCGTCGTACCTGCACACCCTGGTACAGACCGTACCGACGGCGGCGAACGCCGAGTACTACGCGGAGATCGTGCACGAGCGCGCGGTCCTGCGCCGGCTGGTGGAGGCCGGCACCCGGATCACGCAGATGGGATACGCGGCCGACGACGACGTGGACGAGATCGTCAACCGCGCCCAGGCCGAGATCTACGCCGTCACCGAGCAGCGCACCAGCGAGGACTACCTGCCGCTCGGCGACATCATGGAGGGGGCCCTCGACGAGATCGAGGCGATCGGCTCGCGCAGCGGCGAGATGACGGGTGTGCCCACCGGGTTCACCGACTTCGACTCGCTGACGAACGGCCTGCACCCGGGCCAGATGATCGTCATCGCGGCCCGTCCCGCCATGGGTAAGTCGACGCTCGCGCTGGACTTCGCGCGGGCCTGCTCGATCAAGCACAACCTCCCCAGCGTCATCTTCTCGCTCGAGATGGGCCGCAACGAGATCGCCATGCGCCTGCTGTCCGCCGAGGCCCGTGTCGCCCTGCACCACATGCGGTCCGGCACGATGACCGACGAGGACTGGACCCGGCTCGCCCGCCGTATGCCGGACGTCTCGGCCGCCCCGCTGTACATCGACGACTCGCCGAACCTGTCGATGATGGAGATCCGCGCCAAGTGCCGCCGGCTCAAGCAGCGCAACGACCTGAAGCTGGTCGTCATCGACTACCTGCAGCTGATGCAGTCCGGCGGCTCCAAGCGCGCCGAGAGCCGTCAGCAGGAGGTCTCGGACATGTCCCGTAACCTCAAGCTGCTCGCCAAGGAGCTGGAGATCCCGGTCATCGCGCTCTCCCAGCTGAACCGTGGTCCCGAGCAGCGCACCGACAAGAAGCCGATGGTCTCGGACCTGCGTGAGTCGGGCTCCATCGAGCAGGACGCCGACATGGTCATCCTGCTGCACCGCGAGGACGCCTACGAGAAGGAGTCCCCCCGTGCGGGCGAGGCCGACCTGATCGTCGCCAAGCACCGAAACGGACCCACGGCGACGATCACCGTCGCCTTCCAGGGCCACTACTCCCGCTTCGTGGACATGGCCCAGACCTGA
- a CDS encoding MATE family efflux transporter, protein MTQAPAIPQARRRRHDREIIALAVPAFGALVAEPLFVMADSAIVGHLGTAQLAGLGVASALLTTAVSVFVFLAYATTAAVSRRVGAGDLPAAIRQGMDGIWLALLLGVAVIALVLPLAPGIVDLFGASATAAPHATTYLRISSLGIPAMLIVLAATGVLRGLQDTRTPLYVAVGGFVANAGLNAGLVYGAGLGIAGSAWGTVVAQCGMAAVYLTVVVRGARRHGASLRPDASGIRASAQAGVPLLVRTLSLRAILMIATAVAARLGDADIAAHQIVLSLWSLLAFALDAIAIAGQAIIGRYLGANDTQGAREACRRMVQWGIATGVVLGLLVVAARPLFLPLFTGDSVVQDAALPALLMVALSQPVCGIVFVLDGVLMGAGDGPYLAGAMVVTLAVFAPVALLVPALGGGLTALWAAMTLMMTVRMLTLWLRSRSGRWIVTGATR, encoded by the coding sequence ATGACACAGGCTCCAGCGATCCCCCAGGCCAGACGCCGCCGGCACGACCGAGAGATCATCGCGCTGGCCGTCCCGGCCTTCGGCGCACTCGTCGCGGAGCCCCTGTTCGTCATGGCGGACAGTGCCATCGTCGGCCACCTCGGCACCGCCCAGCTCGCCGGTCTCGGGGTCGCCTCGGCCCTTCTCACCACCGCCGTGAGCGTGTTCGTCTTCCTCGCCTACGCCACGACGGCCGCCGTCTCCCGGCGCGTCGGCGCGGGCGACCTCCCGGCGGCCATCCGTCAGGGCATGGACGGCATCTGGCTCGCACTGCTGCTGGGCGTGGCGGTCATCGCGCTCGTCCTCCCGCTGGCACCGGGCATCGTGGACCTCTTCGGCGCTTCCGCCACCGCGGCTCCCCACGCCACCACCTATCTGCGCATCTCCTCGCTCGGCATCCCGGCCATGCTGATCGTCCTCGCCGCCACCGGGGTGCTGCGCGGTCTGCAGGACACCAGGACCCCGCTGTACGTCGCCGTCGGCGGCTTCGTCGCCAACGCCGGCCTCAACGCGGGACTGGTCTACGGCGCCGGCCTCGGCATCGCCGGCTCCGCCTGGGGCACCGTCGTCGCGCAGTGCGGAATGGCAGCTGTCTACCTCACCGTCGTCGTCCGTGGCGCCCGACGGCACGGGGCCTCTCTGCGCCCGGACGCCTCGGGCATCCGGGCCTCGGCCCAGGCCGGTGTACCGCTGCTCGTCCGCACCTTGTCGCTGCGCGCGATCCTCATGATCGCCACCGCCGTCGCGGCACGCCTGGGCGACGCCGACATCGCCGCGCACCAGATCGTCCTGTCCCTGTGGAGCCTGCTGGCCTTCGCTCTCGACGCCATCGCGATCGCCGGCCAGGCCATCATCGGCCGCTACCTCGGCGCGAACGACACCCAGGGCGCCCGCGAGGCGTGCCGTCGCATGGTCCAGTGGGGCATCGCCACCGGCGTCGTCCTCGGACTGCTCGTGGTGGCCGCCAGGCCGTTGTTCCTCCCGCTGTTCACGGGCGACTCCGTGGTCCAGGACGCCGCGCTACCGGCCCTGCTGATGGTGGCGCTCTCCCAGCCCGTCTGCGGCATCGTCTTCGTCCTGGACGGCGTCCTGATGGGCGCCGGGGACGGGCCGTACCTGGCCGGGGCAATGGTCGTCACCCTGGCCGTCTTCGCACCGGTGGCACTGCTCGTCCCCGCCCTGGGCGGGGGACTGACGGCGCTCTGGGCGGCCATGACCCTGATGATGACAGTCAGGATGCTCACCCTGTGGCTGCGCTCCCGTTCCGGACGGTGGATCGTCACCGGCGCGACCCGCTGA
- the rplI gene encoding 50S ribosomal protein L9 produces the protein MKIILTHEVSGLGAAGEVVDVKDGYARNYLIPRKFAIRWTKGGEKDVEQIRRARKIHEIQTIEQANQIKAQLEGVKVRLAVRSGDAGRLFGSVTPADVASAIKASGGPEVDKRRIELGAPIKTLGAHETSVRLHPEVAAKVNIEVVAA, from the coding sequence ATGAAGATCATCCTCACCCACGAGGTCTCCGGCCTCGGTGCCGCCGGCGAAGTCGTCGACGTCAAGGACGGCTACGCTCGCAACTACCTGATCCCGCGGAAGTTCGCGATCCGCTGGACCAAGGGTGGCGAGAAGGACGTCGAGCAGATCCGCCGCGCCCGCAAGATCCACGAGATCCAGACCATCGAGCAGGCCAACCAGATCAAGGCCCAGCTCGAGGGCGTGAAGGTCCGCCTGGCCGTCCGCTCCGGCGACGCCGGCCGTCTCTTCGGCTCCGTCACCCCGGCCGACGTCGCTTCCGCGATCAAGGCTTCCGGTGGCCCCGAGGTCGACAAGCGTCGCATCGAGCTCGGTGCGCCGATCAAGACCCTGGGCGCCCACGAGACGTCCGTGCGTCTGCACCCCGAGGTTGCCGCCAAGGTCAACATCGAGGTCGTCGCCGCCTGA
- the rpsR gene encoding 30S ribosomal protein S18: MAKPPVRKPKKKVCAFCKDKVTYVDYKDTNMLRKFISDRGKIRARRVTGNCTQHQRDVATAVKNSREMALLPYTSTAR; the protein is encoded by the coding sequence ATGGCGAAGCCGCCTGTGCGCAAGCCGAAGAAGAAGGTCTGCGCTTTCTGCAAGGACAAGGTCACGTACGTGGACTACAAGGACACGAACATGCTGCGGAAGTTCATTTCCGACCGCGGCAAGATCCGTGCCCGCCGCGTGACCGGCAACTGCACGCAGCACCAGCGTGACGTCGCCACGGCCGTCAAGAACAGCCGTGAGATGGCGCTGCTGCCCTACACGTCCACCGCGCGCTAA
- a CDS encoding single-stranded DNA-binding protein: protein MAGETVITVVGNLVDDPELRFTPSGAAVAKFRVASTPRTFDRQTNEWKDGESLFLTCSVWRQAAENVAESLQRGMRVIVQGRLKQRSYEDREGVKRTVYELDVEEVGASLRNATAKVTKTAGGGARGGQGGYGGGGGGGQQGGGWGGGPGGGQQGGGAPADDPWATGAPAGGNQGGGGWGGGSGGSGGGYSDEPPF from the coding sequence ATGGCAGGCGAGACCGTCATCACGGTCGTCGGCAATCTTGTCGACGACCCCGAGCTGCGCTTCACCCCGTCCGGTGCGGCGGTCGCGAAGTTCCGTGTCGCGTCCACCCCCCGCACCTTCGACCGCCAGACGAACGAGTGGAAGGACGGCGAGAGCCTGTTCCTGACCTGCTCGGTCTGGCGTCAGGCGGCGGAGAACGTCGCCGAGTCGCTCCAGCGAGGCATGCGCGTCATCGTGCAGGGCCGGCTGAAGCAGCGGTCCTACGAGGACCGTGAGGGCGTCAAGCGCACGGTCTACGAACTGGACGTCGAGGAAGTCGGCGCCAGCCTGCGCAACGCCACGGCCAAGGTCACCAAGACCGCCGGTGGTGGCGCTCGCGGTGGCCAGGGCGGTTACGGCGGCGGCGGTGGCGGCGGCCAGCAGGGCGGCGGCTGGGGCGGAGGCCCCGGTGGCGGCCAGCAGGGCGGCGGCGCTCCGGCCGACGACCCGTGGGCTACCGGCGCTCCCGCCGGTGGCAACCAGGGCGGCGGCGGCTGGGGCGGAGGCTCCGGCGGTTCCGGTGGCGGCTACTCGGACGAGCCCCCCTTCTAA
- the rpsF gene encoding 30S ribosomal protein S6 produces the protein MRHYEVMVILDPDLEERAVSPLIENFLSVVREGNGKVEKVDTWGRRRLAYEIKKKPEGIYSVIDLQAEPAVVKELDRQMNLNESVLRTKVLRPETH, from the coding sequence ATGCGTCACTACGAGGTGATGGTCATCCTCGACCCCGATCTGGAGGAGCGCGCTGTCTCCCCCCTGATCGAGAACTTCCTCTCCGTCGTCCGTGAGGGCAACGGCAAGGTGGAGAAGGTCGACACCTGGGGCCGTCGTCGTCTCGCGTACGAGATCAAGAAGAAGCCCGAGGGCATCTACTCGGTCATCGACCTGCAGGCCGAGCCTGCGGTCGTCAAGGAGCTCGACCGCCAGATGAACCTGAACGAGTCGGTCCTCCGGACCAAGGTCCTCCGCCCCGAGACCCACTGA
- a CDS encoding lipid II:glycine glycyltransferase FemX, whose translation MSLTLRTISREQHLAYIQSLPSASHMQVPAWSDVKAEWRSENLGWFDKSGQLVGVGLVLYRQLPKIKRYLAYLPEGPVINWYAPNLDDWLQPMLAHLKQQGAFSVKMGPPVIIRRWNAETIKKGIQDPDVKRLRDLEADYIEPRAFEVSDKLRRMGWQQGEDGGAGFGDVQPRYVYQVPLANRSLEEVHKNFNQLWRRNIKKAEKAGVEVVQGGYQDLAEWQRLYEITAVRDHFRPRPLSYFQRMWTALNTEDPNRMRLYFARHNGVNLSAATMLIVGGHVWYSYGASDNIGREVRPSNAMQWRMLRDAYALGATVYDLRGISDSLDETDHLFGLIQFKVGTGGQAAEYLGEWDFPLNKLLHKALDIYMSRR comes from the coding sequence ATGAGCCTGACCCTGAGGACCATCAGCCGCGAGCAGCATCTGGCCTACATCCAGAGCCTGCCCTCGGCCAGCCACATGCAGGTCCCCGCCTGGTCCGACGTGAAGGCCGAGTGGCGTTCGGAGAACCTCGGCTGGTTCGACAAGAGCGGCCAGCTGGTCGGCGTGGGCCTGGTCCTCTACCGCCAGCTCCCCAAAATCAAGCGCTACCTGGCGTACCTCCCCGAGGGCCCGGTCATCAACTGGTACGCGCCGAACCTGGACGACTGGCTCCAGCCGATGCTGGCGCACCTGAAGCAGCAGGGCGCCTTCTCCGTGAAGATGGGCCCGCCGGTGATCATCCGCCGCTGGAACGCGGAGACCATCAAGAAGGGCATCCAGGACCCGGACGTGAAGCGGCTGCGCGACCTGGAGGCCGACTACATCGAGCCGCGCGCCTTCGAGGTGTCCGACAAGCTGCGCCGCATGGGCTGGCAGCAGGGCGAGGACGGCGGCGCGGGCTTCGGAGACGTACAGCCGCGTTACGTCTACCAGGTGCCGCTGGCGAACCGCTCCCTGGAAGAGGTCCACAAGAACTTCAACCAGCTCTGGCGCCGCAACATCAAGAAGGCCGAGAAGGCCGGCGTCGAGGTCGTCCAGGGCGGCTACCAGGACCTGGCCGAGTGGCAGCGGCTGTACGAGATCACGGCGGTGCGCGACCACTTCCGGCCCCGCCCGCTGTCGTACTTCCAGCGCATGTGGACGGCCCTCAACACCGAGGACCCGAACCGCATGCGGCTGTACTTCGCCCGGCACAACGGCGTGAACCTCTCCGCCGCGACCATGCTGATCGTCGGCGGCCACGTCTGGTACTCCTACGGTGCCTCCGACAACATCGGCCGTGAGGTCCGGCCCTCGAACGCGATGCAGTGGCGGATGCTCCGCGACGCCTACGCGCTCGGCGCGACCGTGTACGACCTGCGCGGCATCTCCGACTCACTGGACGAGACGGACCACCTGTTCGGCCTGATCCAGTTCAAGGTCGGCACCGGTGGCCAGGCCGCCGAGTACCTCGGCGAGTGGGACTTCCCGCTGAACAAGCTGCTCCACAAGGCGCTCGACATCTACATGTCGCGCCGCTGA
- a CDS encoding alanine racemase, whose amino-acid sequence MALTLYVDTARWRAHHKHVQEQFPGLVPVCKGNGYGFGHERLAEEATRLGSDMLAVGTTYEAARIKDFFSGDLLVLTPYRRGEEPVPLPDRVVRSVSSIDGVYGLVGARVVIEVMSSMKRHGISEQDLPQLHQAIENVRLEGFAIHLPLDRTDGSDAVEEVIGWMDRLRAARLPLHTMFVSHLKAEELARLQQQFPQTRFRARIGTRLWLGDHEATEYRGAVLDVTRVTKGDRFGYRQQKAASDGFLVVVAGGTSHGVGLEAPKALHGVMPRAKGVARAGLATVNRNLSPFVWGGKQRWFAEPPHMQVSILFVPSDAPEPTVGDELVAHLRHTTTQFDRIVDR is encoded by the coding sequence ATGGCGCTCACGCTCTACGTCGACACCGCGCGCTGGCGGGCGCACCACAAGCACGTGCAGGAGCAGTTCCCGGGCCTCGTCCCGGTCTGCAAGGGCAACGGCTACGGCTTCGGACACGAACGGCTGGCGGAGGAGGCCACGCGGCTCGGCTCGGACATGCTCGCCGTCGGCACCACGTACGAGGCCGCCCGCATCAAGGACTTCTTCAGCGGTGACCTGCTGGTGCTGACGCCCTACCGGCGCGGCGAGGAGCCCGTGCCGCTGCCGGACCGGGTGGTCCGGTCGGTCTCCTCGATCGACGGCGTGTACGGCCTCGTGGGTGCCCGTGTGGTCATCGAGGTGATGTCCTCGATGAAGCGGCACGGCATCAGCGAGCAGGACCTGCCGCAGCTGCACCAGGCCATCGAGAACGTGCGTCTGGAGGGCTTCGCCATCCACCTGCCGCTGGACCGCACCGACGGCTCGGACGCCGTCGAGGAGGTCATCGGCTGGATGGACCGGCTGCGCGCGGCCCGGCTGCCGCTGCACACCATGTTCGTCAGCCACCTCAAGGCCGAGGAACTCGCCCGGCTGCAGCAGCAGTTCCCGCAGACGCGGTTCCGCGCCCGGATCGGCACGCGGCTGTGGCTGGGGGACCACGAGGCCACCGAGTACCGCGGCGCGGTCCTGGACGTCACGCGCGTGACGAAGGGCGACCGCTTCGGCTACCGGCAGCAGAAGGCGGCCTCGGACGGCTTCCTGGTGGTCGTGGCGGGCGGCACGTCGCACGGGGTGGGCCTGGAGGCCCCGAAGGCCCTGCACGGCGTCATGCCGCGCGCCAAGGGCGTCGCGCGGGCCGGCCTGGCGACGGTGAACCGGAACCTCTCGCCATTCGTCTGGGGCGGCAAGCAGCGCTGGTTCGCCGAGCCGCCGCACATGCAGGTGTCCATCCTGTTCGTCCCGTCGGACGCCCCGGAGCCGACGGTCGGTGACGAGCTGGTGGCTCATCTGCGGCACACCACCACGCAGTTCGACCGGATCGTCGACCGCTGA